In a single window of the Chrysiogenia bacterium genome:
- the rfbF gene encoding glucose-1-phosphate cytidylyltransferase, which yields MSDKVQVAILAGGLGMRLREQTEFRPKPMVEVAGKPILWHIMKSYSHYGFNDFTVCLGYMGEVIKDYFYHYAIRSADIRVHLGQEDHRVEMLRKADAEPWTVSLVDTGMRTMTGGRLKRIEPYIDADYLMVTYGDGVANVNLQKLLEFHKSHGKVATVTGVSPPSRFGQLTTDENHIVTDFSEKPVMGDSLINGGFFCFSLPKFFDYVSADEGCVFEREPLENLARDRELAVYEHRDFWQCMDTLRDVQLLNEIWNSGNPPWKVWD from the coding sequence GTGAGTGACAAAGTACAAGTAGCCATCCTGGCCGGCGGGCTGGGAATGCGCCTTCGCGAGCAGACGGAGTTCCGTCCCAAGCCCATGGTCGAGGTGGCGGGAAAGCCCATCCTCTGGCACATCATGAAGAGCTACAGCCACTACGGCTTCAACGACTTCACCGTGTGCCTGGGTTACATGGGCGAGGTTATCAAGGACTATTTCTATCACTACGCCATCCGTAGCGCCGACATCCGCGTCCACCTGGGCCAGGAAGACCACCGGGTAGAGATGCTGCGCAAGGCCGATGCCGAGCCCTGGACCGTCTCGCTTGTCGATACCGGCATGCGCACCATGACGGGCGGGCGCCTCAAGCGCATCGAGCCCTACATCGATGCCGACTATCTGATGGTCACCTACGGCGACGGCGTGGCGAACGTGAACCTCCAGAAGCTCCTGGAGTTCCACAAGTCCCACGGCAAGGTGGCCACCGTCACGGGCGTGAGCCCCCCGAGCCGCTTCGGCCAGCTCACCACGGACGAAAACCACATCGTCACCGATTTCAGCGAAAAGCCCGTCATGGGCGACTCGCTCATCAACGGCGGGTTCTTCTGTTTTTCCCTGCCGAAGTTCTTCGACTACGTGAGCGCCGACGAGGGCTGCGTCTTCGAGCGCGAGCCGCTCGAGAATCTGGCGCGCGACCGCGAGCTGGCGGTCTATGAACACCGCGACTTCTGGCAGTGCATGGACACCCTGCGGGACGTGCAACTGCTCAACGAGATCTGGAACTCAGGCAACCCGCCCTGGAAGGTTTGGGATTGA
- a CDS encoding GDP-mannose 4,6-dehydratase → MTERLVELGADVVALVRDQVGRSHLLSSPTAKEITIVSGALEDYFTIERALNEYEIETVLHLGAQTIVGTANRSPLGTFTSNIEGTWNVLEAARRSPLVKRIVVASSDKAYGDQPELPYLENARLEGRHPYDVSKSCADLICTSYHHTYGLPVCITRCGNLFGGGDLNFNRIIPGNILSALKGEAPVIRSDGSFTRDYFYVRDAVDAYLHLAEQMDREEVRGQAFNFSNERPMTVLEITDMVLEVMGKKDLKPNVLGEAKNEIQHQYLSAQKARDLLEWTPAWSPEKGLGETVEWYRQWAKDARLI, encoded by the coding sequence ATGACCGAGCGCCTGGTGGAGCTGGGCGCGGACGTGGTTGCGCTGGTGCGCGATCAGGTCGGGCGCTCACACCTGCTCAGTAGCCCCACGGCCAAAGAGATCACCATCGTCAGCGGCGCGCTGGAGGACTACTTCACCATCGAGCGCGCCCTCAATGAGTATGAGATCGAGACCGTGCTGCATCTTGGCGCCCAGACCATCGTGGGCACCGCCAACCGCAGCCCGCTGGGAACCTTCACGAGCAATATCGAGGGAACCTGGAACGTGCTCGAAGCGGCGCGCCGCTCCCCGCTGGTAAAGCGCATCGTCGTCGCTTCTTCGGACAAGGCCTACGGCGACCAGCCCGAGCTGCCCTACCTCGAAAACGCGCGCCTGGAAGGCCGTCACCCCTACGACGTCTCCAAGAGCTGCGCCGATCTGATCTGCACGAGTTACCACCACACCTACGGACTTCCGGTGTGCATCACCCGCTGCGGCAACCTCTTCGGTGGCGGCGATCTCAACTTCAACCGCATCATTCCGGGAAACATCTTGAGCGCGCTCAAGGGCGAGGCCCCGGTCATTCGCAGCGACGGTTCCTTTACCCGCGACTACTTCTACGTGCGCGATGCCGTCGACGCCTACCTGCACCTGGCAGAGCAGATGGACCGCGAGGAAGTTCGCGGACAGGCCTTCAACTTCAGCAACGAACGCCCGATGACCGTTCTCGAAATCACCGACATGGTGCTCGAGGTCATGGGCAAGAAAGACCTCAAGCCCAACGTGCTGGGCGAGGCCAAGAACGAAATTCAGCACCAGTATCTGAGCGCGCAGAAAGCCCGCGACCTGCTCGAATGGACGCCCGCCTGGAGCCCCGAAAAGGGCCTTGGCGAGACCGTCGAGTGGTACCGCCAGTGGGCAAAGGACGCGCGTCTGATCTGA